In Bacteroidota bacterium, one genomic interval encodes:
- a CDS encoding type 1 glutamine amidotransferase, with protein sequence MMRIGVTDTMGDPAKFQRYLAWLRTGTIPVECKVLSYLRDDAGSADQCDGIVLTGGGDVDPAIFGGRADHPKLKDVDRKRDDFERGILDHALKADMPVLGICRGLQIANVHLGGTLIPDLEDAGYKGHKGRGGRESFHPLEVEGDSLLREAVRVSRGPVNSSHHQSADKLGAGLRVAARAADGIVEAMQWKDSARKPFFLLVQWHPERIMDPEEPFSSLLLKSFLRAVQTNDNTHPNLRREQNVT encoded by the coding sequence ATGATGAGAATCGGTGTTACCGACACGATGGGCGATCCGGCGAAGTTTCAGAGGTATCTCGCGTGGCTGCGGACCGGAACGATTCCCGTCGAATGCAAAGTGCTTTCCTACCTCCGGGACGATGCCGGCTCGGCCGATCAGTGCGACGGCATCGTGCTGACCGGAGGAGGGGACGTCGACCCTGCGATCTTCGGAGGGCGCGCGGACCATCCGAAGCTCAAGGATGTCGACAGGAAGCGCGACGACTTCGAGCGCGGGATCCTCGACCACGCGCTGAAGGCGGACATGCCGGTTCTCGGGATCTGCCGGGGATTGCAGATCGCCAACGTCCATCTCGGAGGCACCCTGATCCCCGATCTTGAAGATGCCGGGTATAAGGGGCACAAGGGCCGGGGCGGCCGCGAGAGCTTCCACCCGCTCGAAGTCGAGGGCGACAGCCTTCTCCGCGAGGCGGTGAGGGTCTCCCGCGGTCCGGTGAATTCCAGCCACCACCAGTCGGCCGACAAGCTCGGCGCGGGCTTGAGAGTCGCCGCGCGCGCGGCTGACGGCATCGTCGAGGCGATGCAATGGAAGGATTCGGCGCGGAAGCCCTTCTTCCTCCTCGTCCAGTGGCATCCCGAGCGGATCATGGACCCCGAAGAGCCGTTTTCGTCCTTACTCTTAAAAAGCTTTTTACGAGCGGTACAAACGAACGACAACACACACCCGAACCTGCGGAGAGAACAGAATGTCACGTAA
- the lpxK gene encoding tetraacyldisaccharide 4'-kinase gives MLERFLLPASWLYGSLVWLRNRCYDARLFGAVRAGVPVISVGNLTAGGNGKTPFVEYLVQYFMGERKKVAVLSRGYLRTTRGTVVVSDGDTVRETAERSGDEPYQIARRFPGAVVISDESRAKSARIAVDRYHADVILLDDGFQHRGIGRDLDIVMIGESPAATPMLPAGSRREPLSSLRRAGLLVVSGPAGRSAGQNGLVRYSAAPEVRVRFVPDRVSPLFGGKDLATEDLRGKSVFAFSGIANPSRFTEMLKEMGAVMRDSMTYPDHHPYPADDLQRIKGRYDRSGAAMMVTTEKDAVRLGGMESESPLKGMPVYFVRIRTEIVEGRELLHSLLERTVGGTT, from the coding sequence ATGCTGGAGCGGTTTCTGCTTCCGGCGTCATGGCTCTACGGCTCCCTCGTCTGGTTGAGAAACAGATGCTATGACGCGCGCCTCTTCGGCGCCGTGCGGGCCGGCGTGCCCGTCATTTCCGTGGGCAACCTGACCGCGGGCGGAAACGGAAAAACGCCCTTTGTCGAATACCTTGTTCAATATTTCATGGGGGAACGGAAAAAAGTGGCTGTGCTGAGCAGAGGATACCTGCGCACGACGCGCGGGACGGTTGTCGTCTCCGACGGCGACACGGTCCGGGAGACGGCGGAGCGTTCGGGGGACGAGCCCTATCAGATCGCCAGGCGTTTTCCCGGCGCGGTCGTGATCTCGGACGAGAGCCGGGCGAAGTCCGCGAGGATCGCTGTCGACCGGTATCATGCCGACGTCATCCTCCTCGACGACGGTTTTCAGCACAGGGGAATCGGGCGGGACCTCGATATCGTTATGATCGGTGAATCCCCGGCCGCCACGCCGATGCTCCCGGCGGGATCGCGGCGCGAGCCGCTCTCGTCCCTCCGCCGTGCGGGGCTTCTGGTCGTCTCGGGTCCGGCCGGCCGGAGCGCCGGACAGAACGGGCTGGTCAGATACTCCGCCGCCCCGGAAGTCAGAGTTCGATTTGTGCCCGACAGAGTTTCCCCTCTCTTCGGGGGGAAAGATCTCGCGACTGAGGATCTGCGCGGAAAATCTGTTTTTGCCTTTTCCGGAATCGCGAATCCATCCAGGTTCACGGAGATGTTGAAAGAAATGGGCGCCGTCATGCGCGATTCCATGACATACCCCGATCATCACCCCTACCCGGCGGATGATCTGCAGCGCATCAAGGGTAGGTATGACCGGTCGGGCGCCGCGATGATGGTGACCACCGAGAAAGATGCCGTTCGCCTCGGTGGAATGGAGAGCGAATCGCCGCTTAAGGGGATGCCGGTCTATTTCGTGAGGATCAGGACGGAGATCGTAGAGGGAAGGGAATTGCTCCACTCGCTTCTCGAGCGGACCGTCGGAGGGACAACATGA